Below is a genomic region from Mesorhizobium sp. NZP2298.
GGTCGTCCTTGGTATTGGGCTCGGTCACCAGATCGACCGTGTATTCCATGCCGGCGCAGCCGCCCTTCTTGATGCCGAGGCGAATGCCATGCGCATTGTCACGGGTAGCCACGATCTCGCGTACCCGGTCGGCGGCCTTTTCGGTCATCGTGATGACGGCGAAGCGTCCCATTCTCTTTCCTTCTCCATTCCATGCAGGTTCAAGGCCTGCCGAATGATTCCTCACCTAAAATGGTGAAGTTTTACCACCGGCGCAAGTGTACCGGTCCCGACACTAGTACCAGCCCACCGCCACCTGTGCCTCTTCCGACATGCGGTCGGGCGACCAGGGCGGGTCGAAGGTCATGTTGACCTCGACGCCGGACACGCCTTCGACGGCGCCGACGGCGTTCTCCACCCAGCCAGGCATCTCGCCGGCGACCGGGCAGCCTGGTGCGGTCAGTGTCATGTCGATCTTGACCGAGCGGTCGTCCTCTATGTCGATCTTGTAGACGAGGCCAAGCTCATAGATGTCGGCCGGGATTTCCGGATCATAGACCGTCTTCAGCGCCGAGACGATATCGTCGGTCAGCCGCGCCAGTTCGTCGGCGGGAATAGCCGAGGCCGATACGATGCCATTTGCAGCCGGCTCCGGTGCGGTCTCTGCGGTCGTGCTCACATCGTCCATGGTCGTCATCACCCAAAGAACTTTCGCGCTTTTTCAAGCGCCTCGGCCAAAGCGTCGACTTCGGCCCTGGTATTATACATGCCGAACGATGCCCTGCATGTGGAGGTTACGCCAAAGCGTTTCAACAGCGGCTGGGCACAATGGGTGCCTGCCCGCACTGCAACGCCCTGCCTGTCTATCACCATCGACACGTCATGGGCATGAATGCCTTGCAGTTCGAACGAGATGATGGCGCCCTTGCCCGGCGCGTCGCCGAAGATGCGCAGCGAGTTGATGGCGCGCAGCCGCTCATGCGCGTAAGTCTTGAGGTCTTCCTCATGTGCAGCAATGCGCTCGCGGCCGATCTTTTCCATGTAGTCGAGGGCAGCACCCAGCCCGATCGCCTGGACGATCGGCGGCGTGCCGGCCTCGAAGCGATGCGGCGGCTCGTTGTAGGTGACAATGTCCTCCGTCACCTCCTCGATCATCTCGCCGCCGCCCATGAAGGGCCGCATGCCGGCGAGAATGTCCTTCTTGCCGTAGAGCACGCCGATGCCCGAGGGACCGTAGACCTTGTGGCCGGTGAAGACGAAGAAGTCACAGTCGAGATCCTGCACGTCGATTGGCATGTGCACGGCGCTCTGGCTGCCGTCGACGAGTACGGGAATGCCTCGCGCATGCGCGATGCGCACGATCTCCTTGATCGGCGTCACCGTGCCCAGCGCATTCGACATCTGGGTGATGGCGACGAGCTTGGTGCGGTCAGTCAGCCGCTTCTCGAATTCCTCGATATGGAAGACGCCGAGATCGTCGACCGGCACCCAAACCAGTTTGGCTCCTTGCCGCTCGCGGATGAAATGCCAGGGAACGATGTTGGAGTGGTGCTCCATGATCGACAGCACGATCTCGTCGCCCTCGCCGATATTGGGCATGCCATAGCCATAGGCGACCGTGTTGATCGCCGAGGTCGTGTTCGAGGTGAAAACGATGTTGTCGGTGCTCGGTGCATTCAGGAAGCGGCGTACAGTCTCACGCGCTTTTTCATAAGCGTCGGTCGCCGCGTTGGACAGGAAATGCAGGCCGCGGTGGACGTTGGCATACTCCTGCGAATAGGCGTGCTGGATCGTATCCAGCACCACCTGCGGCTTCTGCGCCGAGGCGCCATTGTCGAGATAGACCAGCTTCTTGCCGTAGACTTCCCGCGACAGGATCGGGAAGTCGCGACGGATCGCCTCGACGTCGTAGAAATCTCCGATCTTGCCTGGAGCGTTCATCATTTCACCCGTGCGTCAAAAACCAATCGTCCAGTCTTGCTTCCAGCGCCTCGACGATCGCCTCGTCATCCAGTTCCTCGATCACCTCGGCGACGAACGCCTTGACCAGCAGGCCACGGGCCGACTTCTCGTCGACGCCGCGCGCCATCAGGTAGAACAGATGGTCGTGGTCGATCTCGGTGACGGTCGCGCCATGGCCGCAGACGACGTCGTCGGCGAAGATTTCGAGCTCCGGCTTGGTCGAGAACTCACCATCGTCAGACAGAAGCAGAGTGTTGCAAGCCATCTTGGCGTTGGTCTTCTGCGCATATTGGTGGACGTTGATACGGCCCTGGAAAACGCCGCGCGCCTTGCCCGTCACCACGTTGCGGATGATCTCGGTCGAGGTCGTGTGCGGCACAGCGTGGTCGAGCACCATCGTCACGTCGCTGTGGGTATCGCCGGCCAGCAGGTTGATGCCGCGCAGCTTGAAGTCGGCGCCTTCGCCCGTCGTCCTGACCATGACCTCCTGGCGCACAAGCTTGCCGCCGGCGTTCATCACGAACAGCGTCAGCTTCGCATTCTTGCCGATATGGGCCTTGAACTGCGCCAGATGGGTCGCCGTCTCCGGCTGTTCCTGGACGATCAGCCACGTCACCTCGGCACCCTCACCCAGCACAAGCTGGCTGACCGAACTGACCAGGGCAGCCCCGTCTCCCGCCTGACGCTCGACGATGACCGCCTTGGCCCCGGCACCGACACGCACCGGCAGACGCACATGGGTCTGGCCGCCGGCCTGCACATTCTGCAGTTCGATCGGCTTTTCGAGTTCCGCGCCATCGGCGATGTCGACAAAATAGCCGTCGGCAACGAAGGCGGTGTTCAGCGCACCGATCGCATCGTCGCTGCCATAGGGGTCGAGGCCCGGCGCAATGCTGCCATCAATCAGCTTTTCCGACAGGCGCTGGACGGTGACGCCTTCGATATCAGGCGTCTTCGCGTCGGACTTGCCGTTCAGGATCGCCAACACCGCGGAGCCTTCGACGATCGGCGCAACGGCTTTTGCCGCTGCGGCCGGGTCGAAGTCCGGCACCGCATTCAACAGCCGGCGCAGGTCCGTGTAGTGCCAGGATTCGATACGCCGCGTCGGCAGGCCGTGCTTGATCGCCTCGATCGCGTCGTCGCGCTTCAGCATCACCGCGCCGTCGCCCGGCAGCAGCGACAACCGGTCGCCGAACGCGTCGATCAACGCGGTTTCGGCCGGTGTCCGCTGCGGTTGTGTGTGCATATTCATCAGTTTGACCTTGCCTTCTGGCATCTCACGCGGCTTCGCCGATCACGCCGGCATAGCCGTTGGCTTCGAGGTCGAGCGCCAGCGACTTGTCGCCGGACTTGATGACCTGGCCCTTGTAGAGCACGTGCACGCTGTCGGGCACGATGTGTTCGAGCAGGCGCTGATAGTGGGTGATGACCAGGAAAGCACGGTCCGGCGCGCGCAAAGCGTTGACGCCGTCGGAAACGATCTTGAGCGCGTCGATATCGAGGCCGGAATCGGTCTCGTCGAGCACGCAGAGTTTTGGCTCCAGCAGCTTCATCTGCAGGATCTCGGCGCGCTTCTTTTCGCCGCCGGAGAAGCCGACGTTGAGCGGCCGCTTCAGCATAGCCATGTCCATGCTGAGAGAGGCGGCGGCTTCCTTCACGCGCTTCAGGAATTCCGGGATCTTCAGGGGCTCCTCGCCGCGCGCCTTGCGCTGCTCGTTCATGGCCACTTTCAGGAATTCCATGGTCGCCACGCCCGGTATCTCCATCGGATACTGGAAAGCGAGGAAGATGCCCGACGTCGCGCGCTCGGCCGGATCCATTTCGAGGATCGACTGGCCATTGTACAGGATGTCGCCTTCGGTCACCTCATAGTCCTCGCGGCCGGCGAGGATGTAGGACAACGTCGATTTGCCCGAGCCGTTCGGGCCCATGATCGCGGCGACCTCGCCGGCTTTCACCGTCAGGTTCAGGCCGCGGATGATTTCGGTGCCGTCATCGACGATGCGGGCGTGCAGGTTCTTGATTTCAAGCATTCTTTTGTTTCCTGAATATCTGTCCGGTCAGCCGACCGAGCCCTCAAGCGAGATGCCGATCAGCTTCTGCGCCTCGACGGCGAACTCCATCGGCAGTTGCTGGATGACATCCTTGACGAAGCCGTTGACGATCAACGCGATGGCTTCCTCTTCGGGAATGCCGCGCTGCATGACGTAGAACTTCTGGTCCTCGGAAATCTTGGACGTCGTCGCCTCGTGCTCGAACTGCGCCGTCGAGTTCTTGGCTTCCATGTACGGCACGGTGTGCGCGCCGCACTGGTCGCCGATCAGCAGGGAGTCACAGTTGGTGAAGTTGCGGGCGTTGGTCGCCTTGCGGTGCGCGGAAACCTGGCCGCGATAGGTGTTCTGCGAGAAGCCGGCGGCGATGCCCTTGGAGATGATGCGGCTCGACGTGTTCTTGCCGAGATGGATCATCTTGGTGCCGCTGTCGACCTGCTGGTAGCCGTTCGACACGGCGATCGAATAGAACTCGCCGGAGGAATCGTCGCCGCGCAGGATGCAGCTCGGATATTTCCAGGTGATCGCCGAGCCGGTTTCGACCTGCGTCCACGAGATCTTCGAGCGGTCGCCACGGCAGTCGCCACGCTTGGTGACGAAATTGTAGATGCCGCCCTTGCCCTCGGCATCGCCGGGGTACCAGTTCTGCACCGTCGAATATTTGATCTCGGCATCGTCGAGCGCCACGAGTTCGACCACCGCGGCATGCAGCTGGTTCTCGTCGCGCTGCGGCGCGGTGCAGCCTTCGAGATAGGAGACGTAAGCCCCCTCCTCGGCGATGATCAGCGTGCGCTCGAACTGGCCGGTGTTCTTCTCGTTCATGCGGAAATAGGTCGACAGCTCCATCGGGCAGCGAACGCCCTTGGGTACGAAGACGAACGAGCCGTCGGTGAAGACGGCCGAATTCAGCGTGGCGTAAAAATTGTCCGATGTCGGCACCACCGATCCGAGATATTTCTGGACCAGTTCCGGATGCTCGCGGATGGCTTCCGAGATCGAGCAGAAGATCACGCCGGCCTGCGCCAGTTCCTTCTTGAAGGTGGTGACGACCGAAACGGAATCGAACACCGCGTCGACAGCCACACGGCCCGACTTGTAGACATTGTCGCTAGGCTCCTCGAGATCGGAGGCATCGGTCTTCTGCACGCCAGCGAGGATCTCCTGCTCCTTAAGCGGAATGCCGAGCTTCTCGTAAACCTTCAAGAGTTCGGGATCGACATCGCTGAGCGACGATGGGCCAGGCGTGCTCTTGGGCGCCGCGTAATAGTAGATGTCCTGGAAATCGATCTTTGGATAGTGGACGCGCGCCCAGGTCGGCTCTTCCAGCGTCAGCCAGCGCCGATAGGCTTCCAGGCGCCATTCCAGCATCCAGGACGGTTCGTCCTTCTTGGCCGAAATGAAACGGATGATGTCTTCGCTCAGGCCCTTGGGGGCCTTGTCGACTGCGATTTCCGTCTGGAATCCGTATTTGTATTGGTCGACGTCGATCTTTCGGACCCGATCGATCGTGTCCTGCACAGCAGGCATATGCGTTCTCCATCCACGCCGGGGTCAAGGCCCGACAGTTTTCAAACTATGGCACCGCCGATATGAACGCCGAAGAAGCGCTCGCGGCAGCGTAAGTTCCATATAGTGCGCCTCGACCGGAAATTCACCCGGCCAGTATGAAACGCACGGCTCTACCAGGCCGAAAAGCCCAAAATCGTCCAACCGCTACGCGGCCCTTTCCTTATCCGCCCGACGAGCGGCGATTCCCGCCAGCGCGGTGTGGAACAGTTCTATGTCCCCAGCACTCGTCGCCGGACCGATCGACACACGCAAGGCGCCAAGACTGTCGCCGTAGCCCATGGCTTTCAGCACATGGCTCGGCCCGACCTTGCCCGACGAGCAGGCGGAGCCGGCCGACAGCGCAACACCGGCGAGATCAAAGGCGATCTGCGCGGTTTCGGCCTTGACGCCCGCAATAGCGAAGAATGTCGTGTTGGCAAGCCTTGGCGCGCCGGTTCCAAAGATTTCCGCATCCGGGACCAGCATTTTGACGATGGCCTCTATCTCGTCACGGCGCTCGCGCACCGCATCGATGGCCGGCAGTCCGGCCAGCGCTTCGCGTGCGGCAGCACCAAAACCGGCGATGGCGGCGAGGTTTTCCGTGCCACCGCGATGGCCCTTTTCCTGGCCGCCGCCATTGATCAGGGGCTTCGGCATCATCAGATCCGCGGCGGCGACGATGGCGCCGACGCCCTTGGGGCCGCCGATCTTGTGCGAAGACAGAATCAGATAATCGGCGTAACCCGCTGACATGTCGATCGAAACGCGGCCCGCGGCCTGAACCGCATCGACGACAAGAATGCCGCCGGCGGCCTTGACGATCTCTGCGATACGATCGATCGGCTGGATGACGCCGGTCTCGTTGTTGGCGGCATGGATCGCCACCAGCGGCAGGCCATCGGCCTTGTCATGACCTGCAAGCGCCGCCGCCAGGGCCGCAAGATCAGCAATGCCATTGGCGTCGACGCCGATGCGCGTCACTTGCGCCGCCGGGAAGCGCCCGCCATTCAACAGGCAGGGATGATCGGCCTCCGACACGTAAAGTCGGCTCATGCGCAGGCTGCCGCGCCCCATCTGCCAATCAGGGACCAGAAGCGTCGAGGCGGCTTCGGTCGCACCGGAGGTGAACACGACATGTTCGGGCCTGGCATTCACCAATGCCGCGACCTCGCGCCTCGCCGTCTCGATCAGGCGCCGCGCGGCGCGGCCCTCGGCATGGACCGACGACGGGTTGGCGGCCACGTCAAATGCCGCGACCATAGCCTCGCGTGCCCCTGCAAGCAGCGGCGCACTGGCATTGTAGTCGAGATAGGCGCGTTTTGCGGCCATTTTCGTCCAGTTGGTCCCGTCAGAAGCCATTCGGTCGTCGTATGGCGTTATTTCCTTGAAATTCCAAGGCGAGCCGTCCTATTTACGCGGCTTGCGGCGCGGGTGGCCGGGCTCGACGTCTGGCCACTCAGTTTTGAATAGTTCTAAACTAGCTTCTAAGAAGACGCTCGCCCTGCGTCAAGGCCAGAGGAAGACACGTTCCGGGCGCCGCGCATTCGTATACCAAGTGGAGTATTTCATGCCTGAGGTCATTTTCACCGGTCCGGCCGGTCGCCTGGAGGGACGCTACCAGCCCTCCAAGGAAAAGAGCGCGCCGATCGCCATCGTTTTGCATCCGCACCCGCAATTCGGCGGCACGATGAACAACAAGATCGTCTACGACCTCTTCTACATGTTCCAGAAGCGTGATTTCACCACGCTGCGCTTCAATTTCCGCGGCATCGGCCGCAGCCAGGGCGAGTTCGACCACGGCACCGGCGAATTGTCGGACGCGGCGGCCGCGCTCGACTGGGTCCAGTCGCTGCACCCGGATTCCAAGAGCTGCTGGGTCGCCGGTTATTCCTTCGGCTCGTGGATCGGCATGCAGCTTTTGATGCGCCGGCCGGAGATCGAAGGCTTCATCTCGATCGCGCCGCAGCCCAACACCTATGATTTCTCGTTCCTGGCGCCCTGCCCGTCATCGGGCCTGATCATCCATGGCGATGCCGACAAGGTGGCGCCGCCGAAGGATGTGCAAGGCCTGGTCGACAAGCTGCACACGCAGAAGGGCATCACCATCACGCAGAAGACCCTGCCCGGCGCCAACCACTTTTTCGCCAACGACGCCGACCTGCTGATCGAGGAATGCGCCGACTATCTCGATCGCCGGCTGGCGGGCGAATTGTCCGATCCGCGGCCGAAGCGGCTGAGATAAACAGGGGAAGGCGCCAGCGCCGATGTACGAGCCTCCCCATTTCCAGGAAACGCGACCCGATGTCCTGCATGGACTGATCAGGGCGTATCCGCTCGGCATGCTGATCTCGAACGGGCCTGACGGCCCGGTCGCAAACGCCATTCCCTTCCTGCTCGACGCTGAAGCGGCGCCGAACGGCAAGTTGCGGGCTCACCTGGCCAAGGCCAACCCGCAATGGCGCCTCATTGCCG
It encodes:
- a CDS encoding SUF system Fe-S cluster assembly protein, translated to MTTMDDVSTTAETAPEPAANGIVSASAIPADELARLTDDIVSALKTVYDPEIPADIYELGLVYKIDIEDDRSVKIDMTLTAPGCPVAGEMPGWVENAVGAVEGVSGVEVNMTFDPPWSPDRMSEEAQVAVGWY
- a CDS encoding cysteine desulfurase, whose translation is MNAPGKIGDFYDVEAIRRDFPILSREVYGKKLVYLDNGASAQKPQVVLDTIQHAYSQEYANVHRGLHFLSNAATDAYEKARETVRRFLNAPSTDNIVFTSNTTSAINTVAYGYGMPNIGEGDEIVLSIMEHHSNIVPWHFIRERQGAKLVWVPVDDLGVFHIEEFEKRLTDRTKLVAITQMSNALGTVTPIKEIVRIAHARGIPVLVDGSQSAVHMPIDVQDLDCDFFVFTGHKVYGPSGIGVLYGKKDILAGMRPFMGGGEMIEEVTEDIVTYNEPPHRFEAGTPPIVQAIGLGAALDYMEKIGRERIAAHEEDLKTYAHERLRAINSLRIFGDAPGKGAIISFELQGIHAHDVSMVIDRQGVAVRAGTHCAQPLLKRFGVTSTCRASFGMYNTRAEVDALAEALEKARKFFG
- the sufD gene encoding Fe-S cluster assembly protein SufD, producing MNMHTQPQRTPAETALIDAFGDRLSLLPGDGAVMLKRDDAIEAIKHGLPTRRIESWHYTDLRRLLNAVPDFDPAAAAKAVAPIVEGSAVLAILNGKSDAKTPDIEGVTVQRLSEKLIDGSIAPGLDPYGSDDAIGALNTAFVADGYFVDIADGAELEKPIELQNVQAGGQTHVRLPVRVGAGAKAVIVERQAGDGAALVSSVSQLVLGEGAEVTWLIVQEQPETATHLAQFKAHIGKNAKLTLFVMNAGGKLVRQEVMVRTTGEGADFKLRGINLLAGDTHSDVTMVLDHAVPHTTSTEIIRNVVTGKARGVFQGRINVHQYAQKTNAKMACNTLLLSDDGEFSTKPELEIFADDVVCGHGATVTEIDHDHLFYLMARGVDEKSARGLLVKAFVAEVIEELDDEAIVEALEARLDDWFLTHG
- the sufC gene encoding Fe-S cluster assembly ATPase SufC, with product MLEIKNLHARIVDDGTEIIRGLNLTVKAGEVAAIMGPNGSGKSTLSYILAGREDYEVTEGDILYNGQSILEMDPAERATSGIFLAFQYPMEIPGVATMEFLKVAMNEQRKARGEEPLKIPEFLKRVKEAAASLSMDMAMLKRPLNVGFSGGEKKRAEILQMKLLEPKLCVLDETDSGLDIDALKIVSDGVNALRAPDRAFLVITHYQRLLEHIVPDSVHVLYKGQVIKSGDKSLALDLEANGYAGVIGEAA
- the sufB gene encoding Fe-S cluster assembly protein SufB, giving the protein MPAVQDTIDRVRKIDVDQYKYGFQTEIAVDKAPKGLSEDIIRFISAKKDEPSWMLEWRLEAYRRWLTLEEPTWARVHYPKIDFQDIYYYAAPKSTPGPSSLSDVDPELLKVYEKLGIPLKEQEILAGVQKTDASDLEEPSDNVYKSGRVAVDAVFDSVSVVTTFKKELAQAGVIFCSISEAIREHPELVQKYLGSVVPTSDNFYATLNSAVFTDGSFVFVPKGVRCPMELSTYFRMNEKNTGQFERTLIIAEEGAYVSYLEGCTAPQRDENQLHAAVVELVALDDAEIKYSTVQNWYPGDAEGKGGIYNFVTKRGDCRGDRSKISWTQVETGSAITWKYPSCILRGDDSSGEFYSIAVSNGYQQVDSGTKMIHLGKNTSSRIISKGIAAGFSQNTYRGQVSAHRKATNARNFTNCDSLLIGDQCGAHTVPYMEAKNSTAQFEHEATTSKISEDQKFYVMQRGIPEEEAIALIVNGFVKDVIQQLPMEFAVEAQKLIGISLEGSVG
- a CDS encoding cysteine desulfurase family protein, translating into MAAKRAYLDYNASAPLLAGAREAMVAAFDVAANPSSVHAEGRAARRLIETARREVAALVNARPEHVVFTSGATEAASTLLVPDWQMGRGSLRMSRLYVSEADHPCLLNGGRFPAAQVTRIGVDANGIADLAALAAALAGHDKADGLPLVAIHAANNETGVIQPIDRIAEIVKAAGGILVVDAVQAAGRVSIDMSAGYADYLILSSHKIGGPKGVGAIVAAADLMMPKPLINGGGQEKGHRGGTENLAAIAGFGAAAREALAGLPAIDAVRERRDEIEAIVKMLVPDAEIFGTGAPRLANTTFFAIAGVKAETAQIAFDLAGVALSAGSACSSGKVGPSHVLKAMGYGDSLGALRVSIGPATSAGDIELFHTALAGIAARRADKERAA
- a CDS encoding alpha/beta hydrolase, which codes for MPEVIFTGPAGRLEGRYQPSKEKSAPIAIVLHPHPQFGGTMNNKIVYDLFYMFQKRDFTTLRFNFRGIGRSQGEFDHGTGELSDAAAALDWVQSLHPDSKSCWVAGYSFGSWIGMQLLMRRPEIEGFISIAPQPNTYDFSFLAPCPSSGLIIHGDADKVAPPKDVQGLVDKLHTQKGITITQKTLPGANHFFANDADLLIEECADYLDRRLAGELSDPRPKRLR